gttattagcctctggatttctcttccacagggaccagtggggtgtgggggtcattgaatatattcacggatgaggtggacagatttttaataagttattttttaaatcatgttttaaacaatgaatgcaacagagtaacaggAAGAATGGTGGGAAATGGGCACAGtgcggaacaagagatattgccaacataaatccaagcaacacattgcagaattaatttggaacaggatatttgagggaccagagcctcgagatgaaatgccagatcaattgaacaaccagttaacaggttaaaatagtgagtggggaaagagggtaagattatataataacagaggataacaattcagtttgtaaaatattacaaacagactaacagcatatacaaattaaaatgaataacacaacatagatgGCAGATaactcctatagtgcagaaggccattcaccccTCAAGTCTGCAGTGAGTCTCAGAAAGAACACCTCACTGaagcccactccccatcctattcTCGTAaaccggtgcattgatcatggtcaagctatctaacctaaacatcttggacactaaagggcaatttagtgtgaccaatccactttcgctgcacatctttggacagtgggaggaaactggagcaaccagaggaaaccacaaagaaacaaggagaatgtgcaaactccacacagccacccacccaaggctggaattgaacctgggtccctggcactgaggtagcagtactaaccactgtgccctattCCAGGCCTAAGTTAAATTAACTTCACTCATGGAAAGCTCAGGAGgcgcaagtcagtcaaattggaggCTATGTATTTGAGGTAGAAGTCCCATactttacccaatgcatcagactcagaatgaattacagacattaaaaattgcatggagatgcattccataatcagcctgtgccagttttggatacagggagacctgactggtctgcttctgtattgagccagatgaatgttgggTCCATCccaacccaatcccttatgaacctaagacgagaggccaattgatgaagtATGATTTTCGGGAGACCAtaccctcccttagctcctggtaATTGGAGCTCAACAGACTTCAGGCGAGGTTTCTTTGTGTTCCAGATAGAGTCATAAATTGTTTTCAGCAtggaaacatgcccttcggcccagcttgtccatgccgcccagtttctatcactaagctagtcctactTGCCAGGATTtatcccatatccctctatacccaccctgcccatgtaactggggTTTAAATACaaaattatacccgcctctaccactgcctctggcagccgttccagatgctcaccaccttctatctgaagaaatttcccctctggtctcttttgtatctctctcctctcaccttaaacctatgtcctctagttctagactcctctaccttagggaaaagatgttgactgtataccttatctatgcttctcattattttatagacctctaaaagATTACAtctcagcctcctacgctccagggaaaaaagtcccagccaatccagcttctccttataactcagaccatcaggtcctggcagcatcctcctaaatctcttctgcaccctttctagtttaacaatatccttcctataataggctgaccagaactgttccccatcatccagatgagttttcTGTACTAAtgttatgtcgactttctccttaagaaaggagagaatctttttccttctgatagggtgatggatgccccgtacattccctgagaaaatttgcagattaactgccgccattagttaggcgacagagagaacaggaacagattttcacaccacaatcgggattGCGCCATTACCccttcctccaactcactttacaccagaggcaccaaagtttccccaaactgctcctttcaaggataaaagccccgtctgtaccagagtgggataaagtcaacaacacataaacccccgcataataacaaaaatacaaaagaatcaccaccacaatagatccaagggcacattcctcaataagactgaggacccggaggattaaccccacggccagactgtcgttaccctcaggacaccttctccaaaatgaggagaagaaaaaaagcaccaacaagggaatggggatcgaatgcCCCTCCCGCATTTTAGACCCACCCGGAAAGACCAGTGTCCACTACCACCCACCCTTCAGCAATGgcaccactcggttctgccatgattaatgctcggataatagaagaaagacgatAACTGAGATAATATAATACAagtccctggaacactcgaggagaagaagaagacattcaatcggctctcacagaataacaactcccttcaacaggataaaagataacaaattcagacaacaccatgatagggaaagagttTAGATTAGAGTCggagttagtccgagctgcaaatcATCGCTCCAATCCTTGCTCTTCAAGGATTTAGCGAAGACCAAGGCAGTAgtaggattattgaaagacttgacggtgttgtcggatacaattttcagggtcacaggataaagcgacataattcactGTCAGGTGAGGTGGGAGCCAGGACCTCAGAGACatgatccgatgccctttctaatttgaaacgcccaggcttcacatccagcttgagaaaacgtggcagctggTCATCGAAGAACTTAATGGGaaccttaccctccacaccttctggcaggccgacgactcggatgttctttctctgaccctcggttctccaagttctccaggagtccaccacaccactcaggtggttttccaaggattgaattcttgcctccgctGAGGAGGCATCTTGTTCAACGTTCAGGATtttctcctccggatcatcgagcctcttcatggtgttctacagctcggcctcatgagttcacagatattgagtcagcacactcagcctctggtcaataacacggagaatgttgctgacatagatcggccaatgatcccacagaatagactatgaggctcgatgggccgtatggccaactgcagctcgtatTGGTTATGATCTCTGGGcctaggacaggaagcagtgagcatggatcaatcagcctgaatcagcaccttcaggagaattgggagggtgaatattagatacagcagagtgagaatggagggagagtgtgtgggacggagatttacagcttttggggaatgaaagaggaaagaatgttctctaggaactagaattgtctgttttgaatttctatcctgtactaacagtgatgtcttttgtaaattgtttttacaggatattagacgaagaggaggaattacagagagAAATCTCAAAATTTACGTAtcgatctgactgagtctctcaattccttggatctgagtatcatcggcctttgaatctagaaggagaaatgtttgtctgttctgtcggcttcaaaaaattttaaccatcagtgtgactggaaaagcaccgagacaaacacacccgagtgagagtgttccagagcactgactgtggaaagagctttaagcagttacacagcctgaaaaaacatcacaccatttacagcagggaaaatgaaatgaaatgaaatgaaatgaaaatgaatgaaatgaaatgaaaatcgcttattgtcacaagtaggcttcaatgaagttactgtgaaaagccccaagtcgccacattccggcacctgttcggggaggctggtatggaaattgaaccgtgctgctggcctgccttggtctgctttcaaagccagcaatttagcccagtgagctaaaccagccccttagagaGACCGTACAcgcgttctgtgtgtggacgaggcttgaaCTGAGAATAAAACCTGGAGAGAcaagaggagacccaaaacatggagaaaccgtggaaatgtggggattgtgggaagggattcagggctccatctcagctggaagttcatcggtgcagtcacactggggagaggccgttcacctgctctcagtgtgggaagggattcactgagttatccagcctgcggaaacaccagcgagttcacactggggagaggccattcacctgctctcagtgtgagaagggattcactgagttatccagcctgcgggtacaccagcgcattcacactggggagaggccgttcacctgttctgtgtgtgagaagggattcattgcttcatcgaacctgcagaaacaccagcgcgttcacacgggggagaggccgttcacctgctctcagtgtgagaagggattcactcagttatccagcctgcagacacaccagcgagttcacactggggagaggccgttcacctgctctcagtgtgagaagagattcactactttatcgagcctgctgacacaccagcgagttcacactggggagaggccgttcacctgctctcagtgtgagaagagattcactactttatcgagcctgcagagacaccagcgaattcacactgcggagaaggcgttaacctgctcttagtgagagaagggattcagatatccgtacaccctgcaggaacactagtgagttcacacctggaagaagccattcacctgctctgagcaggggagacattcaatgatccgtcccaactacagagacactggcgtgttaattctggggagagaccattcatctgctctcaatgtggggaggggctttgtgattcatcacacctgttgtgactccaacaagttcacaataaattacagatgttggctccgttgttattgtttctgctctcactgacatccaggactacattttgttcattctgacatctggtgaatggtgatgattggagggtttctttctgctggactggccggtctaacacctctgcctccggtgggctgaccatttttgagcctcgttgcgattacctggttccaagtttgacgaggagcacagaatgaaaaggtgtttgcacgttggaagatatttagttcccaaagcagccatgttgccatgaagatgggctatggtggttacagggttcttttgcctaatttatctgggtgtttctcacagaaggaaactgtcagggtatgaggggcaagttgtctgtggtagattgggaaattgcagtaaacatatcactgaaagtggcaacgcaggtggataaggagctaagaaggcagacggcatgcttgtcttcattggtcggggcattgagtataaaaattggcaagtcatctgTACAGAACCTTATTCAGACTACAcatggaatattgcctacaattgtggtcaccacattacctaaaggatatggaggctttggagagagtacagaggaggtttaccaggatgttgtctggcctggagggtattagctgtgaaatgaaaatgaaaatcgcttattgtcacaagtaggcttcaatgaagttactgtgaaaagcccctagccgccacattccggcgcctgttcaggaggttggtacgggaattgaaccatgctgctggcctgccttgttctgctttcaaagccagtgatttagctcagtgtgctaaaccagcccctcggaggagaggttggataaactcggattgttttcactagagtgacggagttgagggacgacctgataaaaagtTACAAAATTTTGACtggcgtggacagagtggatagtcagaagcttttcccaggttggaaaagtcaattaccaggtgacataggtttaaggtgcaaggggcaaagttcagaggagatgtgcgaggtaagtttgtttacacagagggtggtgagtgcctggaactcgctgccggaggaggtggtggaagcaggtacgatagtgacgtttaagaggcatcttgacaaatacatgaataggatgggaatagacggatacagaccctggaagcacaggaggttttagttTATACAGACATCATGAACCGAGCAGTCTTGGTGGGCCGAGAGCCTATTCCTGTGATGTACtgacctttgttctttgttgttctttgtatgacgatcgacaatagacaggcaaccactcgcattttatttacataaaatatagattcctttaagaagcaaaagtgaagctatcgtggctaacaagaaaagttaaagattccattagatcaatggaggacacaatatagtagtgagcctgaggattgggaacttgttttagaattcagcaaaggaggaccaagaaactgataaagagaaaatagaatatgagagcaaactggggagaactggaaaagctcctataggaatgtgaaaaggaaaagattagcaaagaccaatgtgggtccattccaggcagagacaggagagtttataatggggaataaggaaatggcagagaaactaaacaatgtgtgtctggcttcacggaggaagatacagaaatcatccccaaaacactggagaaccaagggaccagtgagcacgaggaactgaa
This portion of the Scyliorhinus torazame isolate Kashiwa2021f chromosome 5, sScyTor2.1, whole genome shotgun sequence genome encodes:
- the LOC140420244 gene encoding uncharacterized protein; its protein translation is MEKPWKCGDCGKGFRAPSQLEVHRCSHTGERPFTCSQCGKGFTELSSLRKHQRVHTGERPFTCSQCEKGFTELSSLRVHQRIHTGERPFTCSVCEKGFIASSNLQKHQRVHTGERPFTCSQCEKGFTQLSSLQTHQRVHTGERPFTCSQCEKRFTTLSSLLTHQRVHTGERPFTCSQCEKRFTTLSSLQRHQRIHTAEKALTCS